A window of Amycolatopsis australiensis contains these coding sequences:
- a CDS encoding discoidin domain-containing protein: MAAGKAGFGRRFPDGGGAGRSGRRAGARRRSVLAVLVLTLAALLTAPVAHAAPVLLSQGRPVTASSTESAAFPASAAVDGDSGTRWSSAFSDPQWLQVDLGSTQQLTQVVLSWEAAYAKAFTVQFSADANSWTTAYSTTTGTGGTQTLNVTGSGRYVRLTGTQRATQYGYSLWEFQVYGGGGTTQPGDVLLSYGKPGAASSYQDDGACPGCVPAKAFDHDPATRWATSATTGWVDPGWISVDLGARATVHQVVLQWDPAYAVAYQIQVSDDNANWTPIYSTTTGKGFKETLTVNGSGRYVRMYGTARSNGYGYSLWGFDVYGTGGNPTPPPPAPPAPHFPGTLVWSDEFNGAAGTPPDAGKWTAETGPGVNNELEYYTNNNNAKQDGHGNLVIQVRREATPGSACPPDPVSGSTTCQYTSGRINTAGKFSFTYGHVEANIKVSGTQGLWPAFWLLGANFFSGTPWPNCGEIDIMEHVGKSPNLAYSTIHAPAYNGAGGIGQPYDLGQDVSAGFHKFGLDWDANHMTFSVDGNAFETINRDTVESTRGPWVYDHPFFLILNNAIGGDFPGPPGAGTVLPQDMVVDYVRVYQ, from the coding sequence GTGGCTGCCGGGAAGGCCGGATTCGGCCGCCGGTTCCCGGATGGCGGGGGCGCCGGGCGCTCCGGACGCCGGGCCGGTGCTCGCCGCAGGAGCGTTCTCGCCGTTCTCGTCCTCACCCTCGCCGCGCTCCTCACCGCGCCCGTCGCGCACGCCGCGCCCGTTCTGCTCTCGCAAGGCCGTCCCGTCACCGCCTCCTCCACCGAGTCCGCCGCCTTCCCGGCCTCCGCCGCCGTCGACGGTGACTCCGGGACCCGGTGGTCCAGCGCGTTCAGCGATCCGCAGTGGCTTCAGGTCGACCTCGGCTCCACCCAGCAGCTGACCCAGGTCGTGCTCAGCTGGGAAGCCGCCTACGCCAAGGCCTTCACCGTCCAGTTCTCGGCCGACGCGAACAGCTGGACCACCGCCTACTCGACCACCACCGGCACCGGTGGCACCCAGACCCTGAACGTCACCGGCAGCGGCCGGTACGTCCGGCTGACCGGCACCCAGCGGGCCACGCAGTACGGCTACTCCCTCTGGGAGTTCCAGGTCTACGGCGGAGGCGGCACCACCCAGCCCGGCGACGTCCTGCTCTCCTACGGCAAGCCCGGCGCCGCCTCGTCCTACCAGGACGACGGCGCCTGCCCCGGCTGCGTCCCCGCCAAGGCCTTCGACCACGATCCCGCCACACGGTGGGCGACCAGCGCCACCACCGGCTGGGTCGACCCCGGCTGGATCTCCGTCGACCTCGGCGCGCGCGCCACCGTCCACCAGGTCGTGCTCCAGTGGGATCCGGCCTACGCCGTCGCCTACCAGATCCAGGTCTCCGACGACAACGCGAACTGGACGCCGATCTACTCGACCACCACGGGCAAAGGCTTCAAGGAAACCCTCACCGTGAACGGTTCCGGCCGCTACGTCCGGATGTACGGCACCGCCCGCTCGAACGGCTACGGCTATTCGCTGTGGGGCTTCGACGTCTACGGCACCGGCGGCAACCCCACCCCGCCGCCGCCCGCGCCGCCCGCCCCGCATTTCCCCGGCACCCTCGTGTGGAGCGACGAGTTCAACGGCGCCGCCGGCACGCCCCCGGACGCCGGCAAGTGGACCGCCGAAACCGGCCCGGGCGTCAACAACGAGCTCGAGTACTACACGAACAACAACAACGCCAAACAGGACGGCCACGGCAACCTCGTCATCCAGGTCCGCCGCGAGGCCACGCCGGGCAGCGCCTGCCCGCCGGACCCGGTCAGCGGCAGCACCACCTGCCAGTACACCTCGGGCCGGATCAACACCGCCGGCAAGTTCAGCTTCACCTACGGGCACGTCGAGGCCAACATCAAGGTCTCCGGCACGCAGGGCCTCTGGCCCGCGTTCTGGCTGCTGGGCGCGAACTTCTTCAGCGGCACGCCGTGGCCGAACTGCGGCGAGATCGACATCATGGAGCACGTCGGGAAGTCGCCGAACCTCGCCTACTCGACCATCCACGCCCCGGCCTACAACGGCGCCGGCGGCATCGGCCAGCCCTACGACCTCGGCCAGGACGTCTCGGCCGGCTTCCACAAGTTCGGGCTGGACTGGGACGCGAACCACATGACCTTCTCCGTGGACGGCAACGCCTTCGAGACGATCAACCGGGACACCGTGGAGAGCACGCGCGGGCCGTGGGTGTACGACCACCCGTTCTTCCTGATCCTCAACAACGCCATCGGCGGTGACTTCCCCGGCCCGCCGGGCGCGGGCACCGTGCTGCCGCAGGACATGGTCGTCGACTACGTGCGGGTCTACCAGTGA
- a CDS encoding discoidin domain-containing protein, translating to MRRRLALIAGATVAASLLTAPLFTAQAAPTLLSQGHAVTASSTENAAFPASAAVDGDPGTRWSSLAADPQTLQVDLGASHTLNQIVLQWETAYAKAFTIQASADGSQWSTVY from the coding sequence GTGAGGCGGCGGCTCGCGCTGATCGCGGGGGCGACGGTGGCGGCCAGCCTGCTCACGGCGCCGCTGTTCACCGCCCAGGCCGCTCCGACGCTGCTTTCGCAAGGGCACGCCGTGACCGCGTCCTCTACCGAGAACGCCGCGTTCCCGGCGAGCGCGGCCGTCGACGGCGACCCGGGCACCCGCTGGTCGAGCTTGGCCGCCGACCCGCAGACCTTGCAGGTCGACCTCGGCGCGTCGCACACGCTGAACCAGATCGTGCTCCAGTGGGAGACGGCCTACGCGAAGGCGTTCACGATCCAGGCCTCCGCCGACGGCAGCCAATGGTCCACCGTGTACTAG